The Chamaesiphon minutus PCC 6605 DNA window TTGTCAATCTAGAAACACCGACAAATATTTAACCCAAATTGGTACCCACAACCCAGCGATCGATTATCAATTATCAATTAATTTACATGTCAACGAGAAACTTTCTGTGGACGGCATTAATTGGGTTAGCAGCTACTCTTCCGACGAGCGTGGCGATTGCTGTTGCTAAAAGTTCGATTGAAATCGGGCAGACAGTAGTTACACCGAGCGCGATTTTAATCGCCCAAGTCAAAGAACAAAGTTCGAGCGACTACTTTGCAGCGGGGGTACGGAAATACAAAAAAGGAGACGTTCAGGGCGCATTAGCAGAGTTCAACCAAGCGATAAAACTCAATCCCAATTATGCAGTTGCTTATTATGCGCGCGGATTTATTGCCGCAGATAAACTTCAGGATATTCAAGGTGCATTAGCCGATTTTAATCGCGCGATCGAACTCGATCCTAATAATGCAGTCGTGTACTGTGCCAGAGGCGTACTCAAGCACGAACATTTCAGCGACGCCGCAAGTGAAATTAGCGATCTCCAAACCTGTGCCAGACTGTATCAAGAACAAGGACGCACTCAAGAATATCAAGCCGCGATCGATTTGATTAAGAAATGGCAGCAATAGTGAGGGGATAGGGAATAGGGAATAGGGGATAGGTTTTAGGCTCATCCAGTCTCCCCGTCTCCCCCTCCTCCCCTCACCACGGTTGCCAAGACTTCTGCACGATCTCCAGCTCGCCTGTTTTAACATCGGCGTGCCAATGAGTGCGATCGTCTTCGCGCCAGCAGCGCAGCTCGATGACAGCATTACCGACGGTTAGTTGGCGCAGAGTGATATCTGGCAACCATTTGGGTAACTGTGGATCGACATACAGCCGCCCATTAGGGGCGTCGGCTTGCAGTCCGAGCATCGCTTGGATTAAATGAAAGATCGAACCCGCCGCCCAGGCTTGGGGGACGTTTGCTTGGGCGTATTGTACGGGGAACGCGCCTTTTTGTTGGGTAATTCCAGCGTAGACTTCGGGGAGACGGTAGTTCTCAAAATAACTAGCGGCTTCGGAAATACCCCGCGCGATTTTGGCAGTGGCAATGTCAGAGCCGTAACGTTTGCA harbors:
- a CDS encoding tetratricopeptide repeat protein, with the translated sequence MSTRNFLWTALIGLAATLPTSVAIAVAKSSIEIGQTVVTPSAILIAQVKEQSSSDYFAAGVRKYKKGDVQGALAEFNQAIKLNPNYAVAYYARGFIAADKLQDIQGALADFNRAIELDPNNAVVYCARGVLKHEHFSDAASEISDLQTCARLYQEQGRTQEYQAAIDLIKKWQQ